A genome region from Carya illinoinensis cultivar Pawnee chromosome 2, C.illinoinensisPawnee_v1, whole genome shotgun sequence includes the following:
- the LOC122300580 gene encoding 60S ribosomal protein L5-like: MAFVKAQKSKAYFKRFQVKFKRRREGKTDYRARIRLINQDKNKYNTPKYRFVVRFTNKDITAQVISASIAGDLVLAAAYSHELPHYGLEVGLTNYAAAYCTGLLLARRVLKMLEMDEEYQGNVEATGEDFSVEPSESRRPFRALLDVGLIRTTTGNRVFGALKGALDGGLDIPHSEKRFAGYGKESKQFDAEVHRKYIYGGHVAAYMRTLMEDEPEKYQSHYSEYIKREIEPDDLEELYKKVHAAIRAEPCMKKVKKQPPKQHKRYNLKKLTYEERKAKLIERLNALNSAEADDDEDDE; the protein is encoded by the exons ATG GCCTTTGTCAAAGCTCAAAAATCCAAGGCCTACTTCAAGCGATTTCAAGTCAAGTTTAAGAGAAGGCGAG AGGGGAAGACTGACTACCGGGCCCGGATTCGCTTAATTAATCAGGACAAGAACAAGTATAATACTCCTAAATATCGATTTGTTGTGCGATTT ACCAACAAGGATATTACTGCACAAGTTATCTCTGCCAGTATTGCTGGTGATTTGGTTCTTGCTGCTGCTTATTCACATGAACTGCCCCATTATGGGCTTGAAGTTGGCCTTACTAACTATGCAGCGG CTTACTGTACTGGACTTCTTTTGGCCCGTCGCGTCTTGAAAATGCTTGAAATGGATGAGGAGTATCAAGGCAATGTGGAG gcTACTGGCGAGGATTTCTCAGTTGAGCCCTCAGAGAGCAGAAGGCCATTCCGTGCTCTCCTTGATGTTGGTCTTATCAGGACAACGACTGGAAACCGTGTTTTTGGTGCCCTCAAG GGAGCATTGGATGGTGGTCTTGATATCCCCCATAGTGAGAAGAGGTTTGCTGGTTATGGGAAAGAAAGTAAGCAGTTCGATGCTGAAGTTCACCGCAAGTATATCTATGGTGGGCATGTTGCTGCATATATGAGG ACCTTGATGGAAGATGAACCTGAGAAGTACCAGTCTCACTACAGTGaatatatcaaaagagagattgAACCGGATGACTTAGAGGAGTTGTACAAGAAAGTTCATGCTGCCATTCGTGCTGAACCCTGCATGAAGAAGGTTAAGAAACAACCTCCCAAGCAACACAAGAG GTACAACTTGAAGAAGCTTACTTATGAGGAACGGAAGGCCAAGCTGATTGAGAGATTGAATGCATTAAACTCAGCTGAAGCtgatgatgatgaggatgatgagtag
- the LOC122300581 gene encoding uncharacterized protein LOC122300581, translating to MAHSLTPAPLPATVPISTASRDKSQCPSLGFQRVWLCHQGCDGDLDYKLVHRRAVTLGIAGAVLGLNVSNRSGSAAARRPPPPSPEERRDPNLSGVQVKVLASKKRKEAMKEAVGKLRERGKPVDGPTGSE from the exons ATGGCACACTCACTAACCCCGGCACCTCTTCCTGCAACGGTACCTATCTCAACAGCCTCAAGAGACAAGTCTCAATGCCCATCTCTAGGGTTTCAAAGAGTGTGGCTTTGCCATCAAGGTTGTGATGGAGACCTGGATTACAAACTTGTACATCGCAG GGCTGTGACATTGGGCATAGCTGGTGCAGTGCTCGGCTTGAATGTTAGCAATCGAAGTGGGAGTGCGGCAGCTAGAAGGCCTCCGCCGCCATCACCTGAGGAGAGGAGGGACCCCAATTTGAGTGGTGTCCAGGTAAAAGTTTTGGCtagcaaaaaaagaaaggaggCCATGAAAGAAGCCGTGGGCAAGCTAAGGGAGAGAGGAAAGCCTGTCGACGGACCAACTGGATCTGAATGA
- the LOC122300579 gene encoding protein IQ-DOMAIN 14-like translates to MGKKGSWFSAIKRVFIHHSKEKLVDDQEKKSTKEKKKGLGNLRHGESNSFIPLFKEPSSIEKIFGDFEKEQQKVTFRPPTPPEQPNTSPFVPPGFASPRVASPRPASPRVASPRPASPRADSPKPASPRVDSPRPASPRVDSPRLASPRVASPGAASPQIVRQKEISHRPEPTLRNQHASATKIQATFRGYMARKSFRALKGLVRLQGVVRGQNVKRQTMSAMKYMQLLVHVQSQIQTRRIQMLENQARHQDQFRNDKEVEGTFDKWSQASEAGNHDDWDDSSLTKEQREARLQKKAEAVAKRERAMSYAYSHQLRKATPKSGQTPLKDIKSGGFSRWWNWLEHQLPPESHAMKNFQLTPPRPHSELKPSPLPQSSDHQQHHFGFDNMDIATPKSSKSTIVMTGKQARTPPPNRTSLGNSSLSRYSRPRAGANSPYDLPFKDDDSLMSCPPFSFPNYMTPTFSARAKVRAGSNPKERFPGTPGSESNRRISLPSTQGMGSFKWNKGSLSSNKDSSSQRMLDQNQSLQSIGDLSVDSTVSLPAGVGRKPFNRFV, encoded by the exons ATGGGAAAGAAAGGCAGTTGGTTTTCTGCAATCAAGAGGGTGTTTATTCACCATTCTAAGGAGAAGCTAGTCGAT GACCAAGAGAAGAAAagcacaaaagaaaagaagaagggtTTAGGAAATCTAAGGCATGGGGAGTCCAATTCATTCATTCCTCTATTCAAAGAGCCAAGCAGCATTGAGAAAATTTTTGGTGATTTTGAAAAAGAGCAACAAAAAGTAACTTTTAGGCCTCCCACGCCTCCTGAGCAACCAAACACATCCCCGTTTGTGCCTCCTGGATTTGCGTCTCCAAGGGTTGCCTCTCCTAGGCCTGCTTCTCCAAGGGTTGCCTCTCCTAGGCCTGCTTCTCCAAGGGCTGACTCTCCTAAGCCTGCTTCTCCAAGGGTTGACTCTCCTAGGCCTGCTTCTCCAAGGGTTGACTCTCCTAGGCTTGCTTCTCCAAGGGTTGCTTCCCCTGGAGCTGCTTCTCCTCAGATTGTTCGTCAAAAGGAGATTAGCCACAGGCCAGAACCAACACTAAGAAACCAACATGCTTCAGCGACTAAGATCCAAGCAACCTTTAGAGGTTATATG GCAAGGAAAAGCTTTAGAGCATTAAAGGGTCTGGTGAGGCTTCAGGGAGTTGTGAGGGGACAGAATGTAAAGCGCCAGACAATGAGCGCCATGAAATACATGCAACTCTTGGTGCATGTTCAATCTCAGATTCAGACACGGAGGATCCAGATGTTAGAAAACCAAGCTCGGCATCAAGATCAATTCAGGAATGATAAAGAAGTCGAGGGTACCTTTGACAAATGGAGCCAGGCA TCTGAGGCAGGTAACCATGATGACTGGGATGATAGCTCGCTAACAAAGGAGCAGAGAGAGGCAAGATTGCAGAAAAAGGCTGAGGCAGTTGCTAAGAGAGAAAGAGCCATGTCCTATGCATATTCACACCAG TTGCGGAAAGCCACTCCTAAATCAGGTCAAACACCTCTAAAGGATATCAAATCTGGGGGATTTTCGCGGTGGTGGAACTGGTTAGAACATCAGCTGCCACCTGAAAGCCATGCAATGAAGAACTTTCAACTTACACCTCCAAGACCGCATTCAGAGCTGAAGCCAAGCCCACTTCCGCAATCAAGTGACCACCAGCAACATCATTTTGGGTTTGATAATATGGATATTGCCACACCAAAATCCTCAAAATCAACCATAGTCATGACAGGAAAACAGGCTCGAACCCCACCTCCTAATAGAACCTCACTAGGCAACAGCAGCTTGTCAAGGTATTCAAGACCAAGAGCTGGAGCCAATTCCCCTTATGATCTGCCATTTAAGGATGATGACAGCCTCATGAGCTGCCCACCATTTTCGTTTCCGAACTACATGACTCCAACATTTTCAGCTAGAGCCAAAGTAAGGGCTGGTAGTAACCCCAAGGAAAGGTTTCCAGGGACTCCGGGCAGCGAGTCTAACAGGCGAATTTCATTACCTTCGACACAAGGGATGGGGTCTTTCAAGTGGAACAAGGGTTCCTTGTCCTCTAACAAGGATTCTAGCTCCCAAAGAATGTTAGACCAAAACCAGTCACTCCAGTCAATAGGGGATTTGAGTGTGGATTCAACAGTTTCTTTACCTGCTGGGGTTGGAAGGAAGCCATTTAACCGATTTGTGtga
- the LOC122300582 gene encoding uncharacterized protein LOC122300582 isoform X2 — protein MQDPKNSNTRKPAWYQRAVKMATVWRSTISKSREIPTKNATILWRGTISRATTEIDHPTHASSKLYTRNNKLSKCSSLKIATTTFTRVCLCAPISSYKELNFRAEQIPPRRSNSYPRYSKSSTTFPTSQDGVNYNIPTPRLSVEGGRRVFRGKSLTDDVLMRRFVVEEEAMMQVRRRNQMEAIRRRSIMRRKKLGPSRLSRMVMAGEEHA, from the coding sequence GAAGCCGGCCTGGTATCAAAGAGCAGTGAAGATGGCCACTGTTTGGAGAAGTACCATTTCCAAGTCCAGAGAAATCCCTACGAAAAATGCTACAATATTATGGAGAGGTACCATTTCCAGAGCCACTACAGAAATCGATCATCCAACTCATGCGAGCTCCAAATTATATACTAGAAACAACAAGCTAAGCAAATGCAGCTCTCTAAAGATTGCCACCACTACGTTTACTCGAGTTTGTCTTTGTGCACCAATCTCTTCCTACAAGGAGCTTAATTTCCGAGCTGAACAGATTCCACCCAGAAGAAGCAACAGTTACCCAAGATACTCAAAGTCGAGTACGACGTTTCCCACGTCACAGGATGGAGTAAATTATAATATTCCTACCCCAAGACTTAGTGTGGAAGGTGGGAGAAGAGTTTTCCGGGGAAAGTCTCTGACGGATGATGTTTTGATGAGAAGATTTGTGGTTGAAGAAGAAGCAATGATGCAAGTTAGGAGGAGGAATCAAATGGAAGCTATAAGGAGGAGAAGTATTATGAGAAGGAAGAAGCTTGGGCCCAGTCGTCTCAGTAGAATGGTTATGGCAGGGGAAGAACATGCATGA
- the LOC122300582 gene encoding uncharacterized protein LOC122300582 isoform X1 has product MTSCTCLIFRMNRKPAWYQRAVKMATVWRSTISKSREIPTKNATILWRGTISRATTEIDHPTHASSKLYTRNNKLSKCSSLKIATTTFTRVCLCAPISSYKELNFRAEQIPPRRSNSYPRYSKSSTTFPTSQDGVNYNIPTPRLSVEGGRRVFRGKSLTDDVLMRRFVVEEEAMMQVRRRNQMEAIRRRSIMRRKKLGPSRLSRMVMAGEEHA; this is encoded by the coding sequence ATGACATCATGTACGTGCTTGATCTTTCGCATGAATAGGAAGCCGGCCTGGTATCAAAGAGCAGTGAAGATGGCCACTGTTTGGAGAAGTACCATTTCCAAGTCCAGAGAAATCCCTACGAAAAATGCTACAATATTATGGAGAGGTACCATTTCCAGAGCCACTACAGAAATCGATCATCCAACTCATGCGAGCTCCAAATTATATACTAGAAACAACAAGCTAAGCAAATGCAGCTCTCTAAAGATTGCCACCACTACGTTTACTCGAGTTTGTCTTTGTGCACCAATCTCTTCCTACAAGGAGCTTAATTTCCGAGCTGAACAGATTCCACCCAGAAGAAGCAACAGTTACCCAAGATACTCAAAGTCGAGTACGACGTTTCCCACGTCACAGGATGGAGTAAATTATAATATTCCTACCCCAAGACTTAGTGTGGAAGGTGGGAGAAGAGTTTTCCGGGGAAAGTCTCTGACGGATGATGTTTTGATGAGAAGATTTGTGGTTGAAGAAGAAGCAATGATGCAAGTTAGGAGGAGGAATCAAATGGAAGCTATAAGGAGGAGAAGTATTATGAGAAGGAAGAAGCTTGGGCCCAGTCGTCTCAGTAGAATGGTTATGGCAGGGGAAGAACATGCATGA